A stretch of the Mycolicibacterium celeriflavum genome encodes the following:
- a CDS encoding nucleoside deaminase: protein MTDEALIRAALEAASTAGPRDVPIGAVVVSADGTELARAANAREALGDPTAHAEILAIRAAAAVLGDGWRLEGTTLAVTVEPCTMCAGALVMARVARVVFGAWEPKTGAVGSLWDVVRDRRLTHRAQVRGGVLAEQCAAPLEEFFARQRLE, encoded by the coding sequence GTGACCGACGAGGCGCTGATCCGCGCCGCCCTCGAGGCTGCGTCCACCGCCGGCCCCCGCGACGTGCCGATCGGCGCGGTCGTGGTCTCCGCTGACGGCACCGAACTGGCCCGCGCCGCCAATGCGCGCGAAGCCCTCGGCGACCCCACCGCGCACGCGGAGATCCTCGCGATCCGCGCGGCCGCGGCGGTGCTCGGCGACGGCTGGCGGCTGGAGGGCACGACGCTGGCCGTCACCGTCGAGCCCTGCACGATGTGCGCGGGCGCGCTCGTGATGGCGCGCGTGGCGCGCGTGGTGTTCGGCGCCTGGGAGCCCAAGACCGGAGCCGTCGGATCGCTGTGGGATGTGGTGCGCGACAGGCGGCTGACGCATCGGGCCCAGGTGCGCGGGGGGGTGCTGGCCGAGCAGTGCGCGGCACCGCTGGAGGAGTTCTTCGCCCGGCAGCGATTGGAGTAG
- a CDS encoding ABC transporter permease, whose translation MSFLTEALSYLFTAANWGGPAGLTARLLEHLLYTAVAVFFSALIAVPIGMLIGHTGRGTFLVVTGVNALRALPTLGVLLLGVLLWGLGLIPPTVALMLLGIPPLLAGTYAGIANVDRAVVDAARSMGMTERRILLRVEAPIALPLILNGLRTATLQIVATATVAAYASLGGLGRYLIDGIKVRQFQLALVGALMVTALALLLDAALAFAVWASVPGTGRLRRSSMPQPLLSDEVVLESPRRATSQTAGKTAAQARYERGDPSHTV comes from the coding sequence ATGAGCTTTTTGACCGAGGCGCTGTCCTACCTCTTCACCGCGGCCAACTGGGGCGGACCGGCCGGCCTGACCGCCCGCCTGCTCGAACACCTGCTGTACACGGCCGTCGCGGTGTTCTTCTCGGCCCTCATCGCGGTCCCGATCGGGATGCTCATCGGCCACACCGGCCGCGGCACATTCCTCGTGGTGACCGGGGTCAACGCTTTGCGGGCGCTGCCGACGCTCGGCGTGCTGCTGCTCGGCGTGCTGCTGTGGGGTCTGGGGCTCATACCGCCGACGGTCGCACTGATGCTGCTGGGTATCCCGCCCTTGCTGGCGGGCACCTACGCGGGAATCGCCAACGTCGATCGCGCGGTCGTCGATGCCGCGCGGTCGATGGGCATGACCGAGCGGCGCATCCTGCTGCGGGTGGAGGCGCCGATCGCGTTGCCGTTGATCCTCAACGGGTTGCGCACCGCCACGCTGCAGATCGTTGCCACCGCAACGGTTGCCGCGTACGCCAGCCTCGGCGGGCTGGGCCGCTACCTGATCGACGGCATCAAGGTGCGGCAGTTCCAACTGGCGTTGGTCGGCGCGCTGATGGTGACCGCGCTGGCGCTGCTCCTCGACGCCGCGCTCGCGTTCGCGGTATGGGCTTCGGTGCCGGGGACCGGTCGGCTCCGGAGATCGTCCATGCCGCAGCCGCTGCTCAGTGACGAAGTCGTCCTCGAATCCCCTCGGCGCGCAACATCACAGACCGCCGGGAAAACCGCCGCCCAAGCACGTTACGAACGGGGCGATCCTTCGCATACGGTATAG
- the tgt gene encoding tRNA guanosine(34) transglycosylase Tgt — MAVPNSSAPRESSAPSFSVVTELPGRFGRTGVIRTPHGEIHTPAFIPVGTQATVKAVLPEMMKELGAQAILANGYHLYLQPGADIVDEAGGLGAFMNWPGPTFTDSGGFQVLSLGAGFRKVLAMDTERVQADDIIAEGKERLAAVDDDGVTFRSHLDGSTHRFTPEVSIGIQHRLGADIIFAFDELTTLVNTRGYQERSVQRTHDWAVRCLAEHRRLQASRPDKPKQALFGVVQGAQYEDLRRQAARGLVSLGFDGYGIGGALEKQNLATIVGWVCEELPVDKPRHLLGISEPDDLFDAVAAGADTFDCVSPSRVARNAALYSTSGRFNITNARFRRDFTPVDAECDCYTCAHYTRAYLHHLFKAKEILSATLCTIHNQRFVVRLVDRMRAAIDAGEFDELRADVLGRYYATRTR; from the coding sequence GTGGCCGTGCCGAATTCTTCCGCTCCGCGAGAGTCGTCGGCACCGTCTTTCAGCGTGGTGACCGAACTGCCCGGGCGCTTCGGCCGCACGGGCGTCATCCGCACCCCGCACGGCGAGATCCACACCCCGGCATTCATTCCCGTGGGAACCCAGGCGACCGTCAAGGCGGTGCTGCCGGAGATGATGAAAGAACTTGGCGCTCAGGCGATTCTGGCCAATGGCTACCACCTGTATCTGCAGCCGGGCGCGGACATCGTCGATGAGGCCGGCGGTTTGGGCGCCTTCATGAACTGGCCGGGGCCGACGTTCACCGACAGCGGCGGATTCCAGGTGCTGTCGCTGGGCGCCGGGTTCCGCAAGGTGCTGGCGATGGACACCGAGCGCGTCCAGGCCGACGACATCATCGCCGAGGGCAAGGAGCGACTGGCCGCCGTCGACGACGACGGTGTGACGTTCCGGTCGCACCTGGACGGGTCAACCCACCGATTCACCCCCGAGGTGTCAATAGGCATCCAGCACCGGTTGGGCGCCGACATCATCTTCGCGTTCGACGAGTTGACCACACTGGTGAACACCCGCGGCTATCAGGAACGCTCCGTGCAGCGCACCCATGACTGGGCCGTGCGCTGCCTGGCCGAACATCGCCGGCTGCAGGCGAGCAGGCCGGACAAGCCGAAACAGGCGCTGTTCGGCGTCGTGCAGGGCGCGCAGTACGAGGATCTGCGGCGGCAGGCCGCGCGGGGTCTGGTGTCGCTCGGGTTCGACGGATACGGCATCGGCGGGGCACTGGAGAAGCAGAACCTGGCCACCATCGTCGGCTGGGTGTGCGAGGAACTGCCCGTCGACAAGCCCCGCCACCTGTTGGGCATCAGTGAGCCCGACGACCTGTTCGACGCGGTGGCCGCCGGCGCCGACACCTTCGACTGCGTGTCCCCGTCGCGCGTCGCGCGCAACGCCGCGCTCTACTCGACCAGCGGCCGCTTCAACATCACCAACGCGCGGTTCCGGCGCGACTTCACGCCCGTCGACGCCGAGTGCGACTGCTACACCTGCGCCCACTACACCCGGGCGTATCTGCATCACCTGTTCAAGGCCAAGGAGATCCTCTCGGCGACGCTGTGCACCATCCACAACCAGCGGTTCGTGGTTCGCCTCGTCGACCGGATGCGCGCGGCGATCGACGCGGGCGAGTTCGACGAGCTGCGCGCCGACGTGCTGGGCCGGTACTACGCGACGCGCACGCGGTAG
- a CDS encoding putative glycolipid-binding domain-containing protein yields the protein MSEAGGSEKSWPAILTWRAHDVPRMESVRVHVSGNRIKAYGRIVAAATPSHPAFSASYDLVTDEAGATKRLSMTVTLAERERQLSIARDEENMWLVQQHTGESHRAAYDGALDVDVIFSPFFNALPIRRTRLYQRSDSISCPVVYVRLPEMSVETAVISYSSAEDGIKLHSPVAETTISVDSDGFILDYPGLAERI from the coding sequence GTGAGTGAAGCAGGTGGCTCCGAGAAGTCATGGCCGGCGATCCTGACCTGGCGGGCGCACGACGTGCCGCGGATGGAATCGGTCCGGGTTCATGTGTCGGGCAACCGCATCAAGGCCTACGGCAGGATCGTGGCCGCCGCTACACCGTCGCACCCGGCGTTCTCGGCCTCCTACGACCTGGTGACCGACGAGGCCGGCGCCACCAAGCGACTTTCCATGACGGTCACGCTCGCCGAGCGGGAACGGCAGCTGTCGATCGCTCGTGACGAAGAGAACATGTGGCTGGTCCAGCAGCACACCGGCGAGTCGCACCGCGCCGCCTACGACGGTGCGCTCGACGTCGACGTGATCTTCAGCCCGTTCTTCAATGCGCTGCCGATCCGGCGCACCCGGCTCTATCAACGCTCAGACTCGATCAGCTGTCCGGTGGTGTACGTGCGACTGCCGGAAATGTCCGTCGAAACCGCGGTGATCAGCTACAGCAGCGCCGAAGACGGCATCAAGCTGCACTCGCCCGTCGCCGAGACCACGATCAGCGTGGACTCCGACGGGTTCATCCTCGACTACCCAGGGCTGGCAGAGCGGATCTGA
- a CDS encoding tRNA adenosine deaminase-associated protein — MGAQRAPAREQSVETPDGFGVAVVREDGKWRCAPLRRAALSSLAAAETELREIRSAGAVFGLLDIDDEFFVIVRPAPSGTRLLLSDATAALDYDIAAEALEKLDADIEAEELEEAEPFEEGDLGLLSDVGLPEAVLGVILDESDLYADEQLGRIAREMGFADELSAVLDRLGR; from the coding sequence ATGGGAGCACAGCGTGCACCGGCGCGGGAGCAGTCCGTCGAAACCCCCGACGGCTTCGGCGTTGCGGTCGTCCGGGAGGACGGCAAGTGGCGTTGCGCACCGTTGCGCCGCGCTGCACTGAGCAGCCTGGCCGCCGCCGAGACCGAGCTCCGCGAGATTCGCAGCGCCGGAGCGGTGTTCGGGCTGCTCGACATCGACGACGAGTTCTTCGTGATCGTGCGGCCCGCGCCTTCGGGCACGCGGTTGTTGCTCTCGGATGCCACCGCGGCGCTGGATTACGACATCGCCGCCGAGGCGCTGGAGAAGCTCGACGCCGACATCGAGGCCGAGGAACTGGAGGAGGCCGAACCCTTCGAGGAGGGCGATCTCGGCCTGCTTTCCGACGTCGGCCTGCCGGAGGCGGTGCTCGGCGTCATCCTCGACGAATCCGACCTGTACGCCGACGAACAGTTGGGCAGGATCGCGCGGGAGATGGGATTCGCCGACGAACTATCGGCCGTGCTGGACCGCTTGGGTCGGTGA
- a CDS encoding PP2C family protein-serine/threonine phosphatase: protein MRALHDEGPSASAGVGAAVRPFSVLLVEDDRGDAILVEELIADAAAEIHVAWAPSMEDAEQHLDTSRPDCVLLDLNLPDANGIKALDRITRRDVTLPIVVLTGLNDEHFGVSAVAAGAQDYLVKGRVEPETLRRALLYAVERKRAELTSVELHASELRAMENARLERGLLPSPLLLDPPGVDIVAEYRPSRQHALLGGDFYDFVQTPDRTVHVMVGDVAGHGPDEAALGVALRIGWRALTFAGLRGNERMRQLERILSTERPGSSTFATVISVAMSTESLTFNVVSAGHPGMLLHGPGTVEWLEPKVGPALGLYGHEWPLNVLELPPGYGLVLLTDGLFEGRSGQGTQRLGEKGLLEVARGYAHLPGAEFVTALIDDVERRAQSVGGISDDIAVVRVERTTPG from the coding sequence ATGCGTGCGCTTCATGACGAAGGCCCGTCCGCCTCGGCCGGTGTTGGCGCTGCCGTGCGCCCATTTTCCGTGCTCCTGGTCGAGGACGACCGCGGCGACGCGATCCTGGTCGAGGAACTGATCGCCGATGCCGCCGCCGAGATCCACGTCGCGTGGGCGCCGTCGATGGAGGACGCCGAACAGCACCTGGACACCTCTCGACCGGATTGTGTGCTGCTTGATCTGAACCTGCCCGACGCGAACGGGATCAAGGCCCTCGACCGGATCACCAGGCGCGACGTCACGTTGCCGATCGTGGTGTTGACGGGTCTCAACGACGAGCACTTCGGCGTCTCCGCCGTCGCCGCCGGCGCGCAGGACTACCTCGTCAAGGGCCGCGTCGAACCCGAGACGCTACGCCGCGCGCTGCTCTATGCGGTGGAACGCAAACGCGCCGAGCTGACGTCGGTGGAACTGCACGCCAGCGAACTGCGCGCCATGGAGAACGCCCGCCTCGAGCGTGGGCTCTTGCCGTCCCCGCTGCTGCTCGACCCGCCCGGCGTCGACATCGTCGCCGAGTACCGGCCCAGCAGACAGCACGCGCTGCTCGGCGGTGACTTCTACGACTTCGTGCAGACGCCGGACCGCACCGTGCACGTCATGGTCGGCGACGTCGCCGGGCACGGCCCCGACGAGGCCGCGCTGGGGGTGGCGCTGCGGATCGGCTGGCGCGCGCTGACGTTCGCCGGGCTGCGCGGCAACGAACGCATGCGCCAACTCGAACGGATCCTCAGCACCGAACGGCCGGGCTCGAGCACCTTCGCGACCGTGATCAGCGTCGCGATGTCAACCGAGTCCCTCACCTTCAACGTGGTGTCGGCCGGCCATCCCGGCATGCTGCTGCACGGTCCCGGCACCGTGGAGTGGCTGGAGCCCAAGGTCGGTCCCGCGCTCGGCCTGTACGGCCACGAGTGGCCGCTGAACGTCCTCGAGCTGCCGCCGGGGTACGGCCTGGTGTTGCTGACCGATGGGCTGTTCGAGGGACGCTCCGGTCAGGGCACCCAACGCCTCGGCGAGAAGGGCCTGCTCGAAGTCGCCCGCGGCTACGCGCATCTGCCCGGCGCCGAATTCGTCACCGCGCTGATCGACGATGTGGAGCGCCGCGCGCAGTCGGTGGGCGGCATCAGCGACGACATCGCGGTCGTGCGGGTCGAGCGGACGACGCCCGGATGA
- a CDS encoding ATP-binding protein, protein MRGVREESRQAGYNTGVVIDVRLRPADPLRIEVPATADRLAQIRHRLLDWMAPIGVPDPVVADIVLAVNEAATNCVEHAYRDCDGGVIVIDATVEDERIIVCVSDHGAWRTPSTEPTTRGRGLPIIEAVGDGVDVAKSASGTTVRIDFEVTDGRHDWGSRTT, encoded by the coding sequence ATGCGTGGCGTACGTGAGGAATCGCGCCAAGCGGGGTACAACACGGGCGTGGTGATCGATGTGCGCCTGCGGCCGGCAGACCCGTTGCGTATCGAGGTACCGGCCACCGCGGATCGATTGGCACAGATCCGCCACCGACTGCTCGACTGGATGGCCCCGATCGGCGTGCCCGATCCCGTCGTCGCCGACATCGTGCTGGCGGTCAACGAGGCGGCCACCAACTGCGTCGAACATGCCTACCGGGATTGCGACGGCGGCGTGATCGTCATCGATGCGACCGTCGAGGACGAGCGGATCATCGTCTGCGTCTCCGATCACGGTGCATGGCGGACGCCCAGTACGGAACCGACCACCCGCGGTCGCGGGTTGCCGATCATCGAGGCGGTCGGCGACGGGGTGGATGTCGCGAAATCAGCGAGCGGCACCACCGTGCGAATCGACTTCGAGGTCACCGACGGGCGTCACGACTGGGGTAGTCGAACCACCTGA
- a CDS encoding prephenate dehydrogenase, whose protein sequence is MTNTPVCVLGLGLIGGSVMRAAAAAGRDVFGYNRSLEAVQAAVADGFDASEDLDGTLARAAAGNALIVLAVPVPALTQLLGRIRETAPGCPLTDVTSVKTAVLQEVQSFGLLERFVGGHPMAGTAHSGWAAGNARLFVGAPWVISVDDHVDPGVWTLVMDLALDCGAVVVPARSDEHDAAAATISHLPHLLAEALAATAGEVPLAFALAAGSFRDGTRVAATAPDLVRAMCEANAEELLPVLDRALDLLHHARDALAEHKPLTDIVETGHAARIRYDNFSRPEIVTVVVGEDRWREELAAAGRAGGVIRSALPALGSRG, encoded by the coding sequence GTGACCAACACACCGGTTTGCGTGCTCGGCCTCGGGCTGATCGGGGGTTCGGTGATGCGTGCGGCGGCGGCCGCCGGGCGCGACGTCTTCGGGTACAACCGGTCGCTGGAGGCCGTCCAGGCGGCGGTGGCCGACGGGTTCGACGCCAGCGAAGATCTCGATGGCACGCTCGCTCGCGCGGCGGCGGGCAATGCGTTGATCGTGCTGGCGGTACCGGTGCCCGCATTGACTCAGCTGCTGGGCCGCATCCGCGAAACGGCACCGGGGTGCCCGCTGACCGACGTGACCAGCGTGAAAACCGCTGTGCTGCAGGAGGTCCAGTCGTTCGGACTGCTGGAGCGGTTCGTCGGCGGTCATCCGATGGCGGGCACGGCGCACTCCGGGTGGGCGGCCGGCAACGCCCGGTTGTTCGTCGGCGCGCCGTGGGTGATCAGCGTCGACGACCACGTCGACCCCGGGGTTTGGACGCTGGTGATGGACCTCGCGCTGGACTGCGGCGCTGTCGTCGTCCCCGCCCGCTCCGATGAACATGACGCCGCCGCAGCGACGATCTCGCACCTGCCGCACCTGCTGGCCGAGGCGCTCGCCGCCACCGCGGGCGAGGTGCCGTTGGCGTTCGCTCTCGCGGCGGGGTCGTTCCGCGACGGCACCCGGGTGGCAGCGACCGCGCCGGATCTGGTGCGGGCGATGTGTGAGGCCAACGCCGAGGAACTGCTACCGGTGCTGGATCGCGCACTGGACCTGCTTCACCATGCGCGCGACGCGCTGGCCGAGCACAAACCGTTGACCGACATCGTGGAGACCGGCCACGCCGCCCGAATCCGCTACGACAACTTCAGCAGGCCGGAGATCGTCACCGTCGTCGTCGGAGAGGATCGGTGGCGCGAGGAACTCGCCGCCGCGGGCCGCGCCGGCGGGGTGATCAGATCCGCTCTGCCAGCCCTGGGTAGTCGAGGATGA
- a CDS encoding response regulator produces the protein MTLDGRAIDVLLVEDDPGDELITREAFEHNKIKNTLHVAHDGEEGLDFLYRRGKFADAPRPDLILLDLNLPKYDGRQLLETIKSDADLSHIPVVVLTTSSAEEDILRSYKLHANAYVTKPVDLDQFMNAVRQIDEFFVQVVRLPQS, from the coding sequence ATGACACTGGACGGTCGGGCGATCGACGTACTGCTGGTCGAGGACGATCCGGGGGATGAGCTGATCACCCGAGAAGCCTTCGAGCACAACAAGATCAAGAACACGCTGCACGTCGCGCACGACGGCGAGGAGGGGCTCGACTTCCTCTACCGCCGCGGCAAGTTCGCCGACGCGCCCCGGCCCGATTTGATCCTGCTCGACCTGAACCTGCCGAAGTACGACGGCAGGCAACTGCTGGAGACCATCAAATCCGACGCGGACCTCAGCCACATCCCGGTCGTGGTGCTCACGACATCCTCGGCGGAGGAAGACATTCTCCGTAGCTACAAGCTGCACGCCAACGCCTACGTCACCAAACCGGTCGACCTCGACCAGTTCATGAACGCCGTACGGCAGATCGACGAGTTCTTCGTTCAGGTGGTTCGACTACCCCAGTCGTGA
- a CDS encoding lipoprotein LpqH: MRNRWGWPCCAATVLVLAGCSSDPPDYQPPPGELVAGTAQVTVNGHDAGTTEAVQCDTTGWLTTITTGDDTSGITVMLSAEDELAAESVGIHNVGGFTGSYNAGVGSEAEAADVSMTGRTYDISGTADGFNTDAPSFRTSAPFHIRLSC, from the coding sequence GTGAGAAATCGGTGGGGCTGGCCGTGTTGCGCCGCGACCGTGCTGGTGCTCGCCGGATGCTCGTCGGATCCGCCGGACTACCAACCGCCGCCGGGCGAACTCGTCGCGGGCACGGCGCAGGTGACGGTCAACGGCCACGACGCCGGCACCACCGAGGCGGTGCAGTGCGACACGACGGGGTGGCTCACCACCATCACCACCGGTGATGACACGTCCGGGATCACGGTGATGCTGTCGGCCGAAGACGAACTGGCCGCGGAGTCGGTCGGCATCCACAACGTCGGCGGGTTCACCGGTAGTTACAACGCCGGGGTTGGCAGCGAGGCCGAAGCTGCTGACGTGTCTATGACAGGGCGGACGTACGACATCTCGGGCACGGCCGACGGCTTCAACACCGACGCGCCGAGCTTTCGTACTTCCGCCCCCTTCCACATCCGGCTGTCCTGCTGA
- a CDS encoding ABC transporter permease yields the protein MRYLLTHLDDLWALTLIHLRLSLIPIVLGLIIAVPLGAAVQRTTTVRRLTTITASIVFTVPSLALFVVLPLVIPTRILDEANVIVALTLYTVALLVRAVPEALDAVSPTVLDAATAVGYRPLTRMVKVELPLALPVLTASLRVVAVTNISMVAVGSVIGIGGLGTWFTEGYQANKSGQIVAGIIAIFLLAILIDTLIMLSGRALTPWTRAARTDRRKAVAA from the coding sequence ATGCGCTACCTGCTCACCCACCTCGACGACCTGTGGGCGTTGACGCTGATCCATCTGCGGCTGTCGCTGATCCCGATCGTTCTCGGGCTGATCATCGCGGTGCCGTTGGGCGCTGCGGTCCAGCGGACCACCACGGTGCGACGGCTGACCACGATCACCGCGAGCATCGTGTTCACCGTTCCGTCGCTGGCCTTGTTCGTGGTGCTGCCGCTGGTCATCCCGACGCGAATCCTCGACGAGGCGAACGTGATCGTCGCGCTGACGCTCTACACCGTCGCACTGCTCGTGCGAGCGGTGCCCGAGGCGTTGGACGCGGTGTCGCCGACGGTGCTCGACGCCGCGACGGCGGTCGGTTACCGGCCCTTGACCCGGATGGTCAAAGTCGAGCTGCCGCTGGCACTTCCGGTTCTGACGGCCAGTCTGCGGGTGGTCGCCGTCACCAACATCTCGATGGTGGCGGTGGGTTCTGTGATCGGCATCGGCGGGCTGGGCACCTGGTTCACCGAGGGCTACCAGGCCAACAAGAGTGGTCAGATCGTAGCGGGCATCATCGCCATCTTCCTGTTGGCGATCCTCATCGACACGTTGATCATGCTGTCGGGCAGAGCGCTCACACCCTGGACGCGCGCAGCGCGCACCGATCGGCGCAAGGCGGTTGCCGCGTGA
- a CDS encoding lipoprotein LpqH, which produces MKRGFLVAVGGAALVIAGLSGCSSDDKKSETTGETSTAAAAEGKTTVTIDGQDQAVKGTVVCSSVGGNTNIAIGDATTGIGAVVSSGDEPTVQSVGLGNVNGVTLGYQSGTGQGDAKAEKDGNTYKITGTATGVDMANPLQPVNKPFEIEVSCP; this is translated from the coding sequence GTGAAGCGTGGTTTCCTGGTCGCGGTAGGCGGCGCGGCTCTCGTCATCGCCGGACTGTCCGGCTGTTCTTCCGACGACAAGAAGTCAGAGACGACGGGTGAGACATCAACTGCCGCAGCAGCGGAAGGCAAGACCACCGTCACGATCGACGGCCAGGATCAGGCCGTAAAGGGCACGGTCGTCTGCAGTTCGGTCGGCGGCAACACCAACATCGCGATCGGTGACGCGACCACCGGCATCGGCGCGGTGGTCAGCTCCGGTGACGAGCCCACGGTGCAGTCCGTCGGCCTGGGCAACGTCAACGGCGTGACGCTGGGCTACCAGAGCGGTACGGGCCAGGGCGACGCCAAGGCGGAGAAAGACGGCAACACCTACAAGATCACCGGCACGGCCACGGGCGTCGACATGGCGAACCCGCTGCAGCCGGTCAACAAGCCGTTCGAGATCGAGGTCAGCTGCCCATAG
- a CDS encoding sensor histidine kinase yields MRSRLTVQGWQNLVLSMMGVLVIAGAIAGALLLNRTDDVSRELNLGIQPARVAAYQLQGAIRDQETAVRGYAIAAHRQFLEPYYAGQEAERVAAQQIRDGIGHRPELLADLEAIEEAAADWRSTYADPVIAALTPGSPKVLDAEMAARGAVEFDRLRALFEEQNRGLTQARQDAVDELARVQTWRDGVLIAIVATFLVAAIALAALVRSAVTRPLEALAAACRKITEGSFGEKIAVRGPRDIRSIAASVEEMRQRIVEELEASREARTQLADQALELQRSNAELEQFAYVASHDLQEPLRKVASFCQLLEKRYGDKLDERGVEYIQFAVDGAKRMQVLINDLLTFSRVGRLHSVHADVELEAVLDDAVDNLGTAIEESGTEVFRTGQPLPTVKGDPTLLTMLWQNLIGNAVKFRRPDTEPRIVIDCATGEDAQDGSWVFTVTDNGIGIPDEFTEKVFVIFQRLHGRDSYTGTGIGLALCRKIVEYHGGSIWIDTTYTDGTRFRFTIPCAVDEPVEADMEGSTA; encoded by the coding sequence ATGAGATCGCGCCTCACCGTCCAGGGTTGGCAGAACCTGGTGTTGTCGATGATGGGCGTCCTGGTGATCGCCGGTGCAATCGCCGGTGCTCTGCTGCTGAACCGGACCGACGACGTCTCGCGTGAGCTCAATCTCGGCATCCAACCCGCGCGCGTCGCGGCGTACCAACTGCAAGGCGCAATACGTGACCAGGAGACGGCCGTTCGCGGATACGCCATCGCGGCACACCGCCAATTCCTCGAACCGTATTACGCCGGCCAGGAGGCCGAGCGCGTCGCCGCGCAGCAGATCCGCGACGGAATCGGTCACCGGCCCGAATTGCTCGCCGACCTCGAAGCGATCGAAGAGGCTGCTGCCGACTGGCGCTCGACGTACGCGGACCCGGTCATCGCCGCCCTGACGCCGGGTTCGCCGAAGGTTCTGGACGCCGAGATGGCCGCGCGCGGCGCGGTCGAATTCGACAGGCTGCGAGCGTTGTTCGAGGAACAGAACCGCGGTCTGACACAGGCCCGGCAGGACGCCGTCGACGAACTCGCCCGGGTGCAGACCTGGCGGGACGGCGTGCTCATCGCGATCGTGGCGACGTTCCTGGTAGCCGCGATCGCGTTGGCGGCGCTGGTGCGAAGCGCGGTCACCCGGCCGCTGGAAGCGCTCGCCGCGGCCTGCCGCAAGATCACCGAAGGCAGTTTCGGCGAGAAGATCGCGGTGCGGGGCCCGCGCGACATTCGGTCCATCGCCGCGTCCGTCGAGGAGATGCGGCAGCGCATCGTCGAGGAACTCGAAGCGTCTCGGGAGGCGCGCACCCAGTTGGCCGACCAGGCGCTCGAACTGCAGCGCTCCAATGCCGAACTCGAGCAGTTCGCCTACGTCGCATCACATGACCTGCAAGAGCCACTGCGCAAGGTGGCGTCATTCTGCCAGCTGCTCGAGAAGCGTTACGGCGACAAGCTCGACGAGCGGGGCGTCGAGTACATCCAGTTCGCCGTCGACGGCGCCAAGCGGATGCAGGTGCTGATCAACGACCTGCTGACGTTCTCCCGCGTCGGCAGGCTCCATTCGGTGCACGCCGACGTCGAGCTCGAAGCAGTGTTGGACGACGCGGTGGACAACCTCGGAACCGCGATCGAGGAGTCCGGCACCGAGGTCTTCCGCACCGGGCAGCCGCTTCCCACGGTCAAGGGCGACCCGACGCTGCTGACGATGCTCTGGCAGAACCTGATCGGCAACGCGGTGAAGTTCCGCAGGCCCGACACAGAGCCGCGAATCGTCATCGACTGCGCGACAGGCGAGGACGCGCAGGACGGTTCGTGGGTGTTCACCGTCACCGACAACGGGATCGGTATCCCCGACGAGTTCACCGAGAAGGTCTTCGTGATCTTCCAGCGCCTGCACGGCCGCGACTCGTACACCGGCACGGGAATCGGGCTTGCGTTGTGCCGCAAGATCGTCGAGTACCACGGCGGCAGCATCTGGATCGACACCACCTACACGGACGGCACCAGGTTCCGTTTCACCATTCCCTGTGCCGTCGACGAGCCCGTCGAGGCCGATATGGAAGGATCAACCGCATGA
- a CDS encoding DUF732 domain-containing protein: MKRVIVALAAAAGAAAVVCAPPAGADVVAYLVNVHVRPGYNFPNADAAIGYGNSICDRVAAKMSYAQLVDQVKADFHTTDYYQGAYLINQAVNELCPAQIWQLRQSAAGYTL; the protein is encoded by the coding sequence ATGAAGCGCGTCATCGTTGCTCTGGCCGCCGCTGCCGGTGCCGCCGCCGTCGTCTGCGCTCCGCCGGCCGGGGCAGACGTCGTGGCCTATCTGGTCAACGTGCACGTGCGACCCGGCTACAACTTCCCGAACGCGGACGCAGCCATCGGTTACGGCAACAGCATCTGCGACCGGGTGGCGGCCAAGATGAGCTACGCCCAACTGGTCGATCAGGTGAAGGCCGACTTCCACACCACGGACTACTACCAGGGCGCCTACCTGATCAACCAGGCCGTCAACGAGCTGTGTCCGGCGCAGATCTGGCAGCTGCGGCAGTCGGCGGCCGGCTACACCCTGTGA